In Hippoglossus hippoglossus isolate fHipHip1 chromosome 24, fHipHip1.pri, whole genome shotgun sequence, a single genomic region encodes these proteins:
- the LOC117758231 gene encoding zinc finger protein 292-like: MCTRHYSSYRSVTKHMKTVHPDFYEQWKVARTKIKLTHPSAPNTSSVRHLSSVTSLPSQDSNQALVHGVQRQNVIQSPPYTDLGTKYTTPHSRSSSAPSQNASLLMENVLNPIVLSQLESDTSPITMQSKVLGSQNWHSVLGSEQIQSSGSSQVYLSNLQVNSSSVALPTSSMMGSTINRPVEFLQSPLMKNGSQSVFPSCLDAANEVSLKVEDSLPAYTSKVQSSLFSGSKAANKSMQNNAQSNFLSPHSASQKSISNQPQNGMVITESQKRARRNKRTKWPAIMKDGKFVCCRCFRQFNSPKSLGGHLSKRTICKPYEEGQLNTDMPTSFLDLLNSEQTVSTAQPQFSYNQAALYQEKPHQSVTIATKDYPTTSYRQDNLTACGNGKSNDDILKQIMTESKMADLFVHTPTPQPLFQNPCVSFGANEQLPENSVILHTENVQLKREERQEVNSYSTAHYPQPTIDTFGGSEFPDPLLSPILTENRADSGSVPTNYVTAGPTHSEVYYSGTTIQSLDTDSNPIMQTELPNSQLSGKQCETQRKTTEKNIKKRLREQILAGDFQRRNSSCLSDNTDPNADTKNLMSFGQMCSPFNDSVLDQIPSNAKSDTGHVIQEKSVIIPEPSGKIRLNMHSFTYFRETSTLPQEVLSPTGIAENDTDQEPKKLSASQQLWMTEIQSAFERLNLVKEISDQMSSSMKQNTNTVNSQTELAMVPWSDSLTSSPYVKPFTCENETCAFTSMSSESLWKHLSKIHNYTLEMVNLVKKRYGLYAPFKCQRCSKTFTRNSNLRSHYHSAHNLSAKEIADLDMKRRQDKACASAAIQKCPVNTNQAPLAQTKVVTDPALVNRACLPHINMDITKQKFQNDNRSTVIHPLQTAPMHNQYPNPQVLAQTFTGPQPLNKLSINRQPIVKPSIDITKKSKENKSNSNDAMSSYRPYRCVHQHCLAAFTIQHNLILHYRAVHQSALSALEVNKEQDPGEGLHEIMEHDEEDLEAEIVQICEFRCQVKDCSRVFQEVPNLLQHYLQLHEFSLDKVGNLFSSIKLGKFTCGHQGCTASFTAFWKYVGHVKEKHKDIKLAKPEQLNGSFKCEIEGCDRSYATKSNLLRHVMKKHQDLYQPKLKNQLIKRME; the protein is encoded by the exons ATGTGTACAAGGCACTACAGCTCATACAGAAGTGTTACCAAGCACATGAAAACGGTTCACCCTGATTTCTATGAGCAATGGAAAGTCGCTCGAACTAAAATCAAGTTAACCCACCCTTCAGCACCAAACACATCATCTGTTAGACATCTGAGTTCTGTCACCTCACTTCCCAGTCAGGACAGCAACCAAGCACTAGTTCATGGAGTTCAGAGGCAGAATGTTATCCAATCACCTCCATATACTGACCTGGGCACAAAGTATACTACTCCGCATTCCCGTTCTTCATCTGCCCCCAGCCAGAATGCTTCACTCCTGatggaaaatgtgttaaatCCTATTGTTCTATCTCAATTAGAAAGTGATACAAGTCCAATAACAATGCAGTCCAAAGTTTTAGGTAGTCAAAACTGGCACTCAGTCCTTGGAAGTGAACAAATTCAAAGTAGTGGCTCTTCCCAGGTTTATCTATCTAATTTGCAGGTAAATTCTAGCAGTGTGGCTCTGCCAACTTCCTCAATGATGGGATCAACCATTAACAGACCAGTTGAGTTCCTGCAGTCACCACTTATGAAAAATGGGTCCCAGTCTGTTTTCCCCTCGTGCTTAGATGCTGCAAATGAAGTGTCACTGAAAGTGGAAGACAGTCTTCCAGCATATACATCAAAGGTGCAAAGCAGTTTATTCTCAGGTTCCAAGGCAGCAAATAAATCGATGCAAAATAATGCACAGTCCaattttctctctccacactcTGCAAGCCAGAAAAGCATTAGCAACCAACCTCAAAATGGTATGGTCATCACTGAAAGTCAAAAACGAGccagaagaaacaaaagaacCAAATGGCCTGCCATTATGAAGGATGGAAAATTTGTTTGTTGCAGGTGTTTTAGACAATTTAATAGTCCCAAATCCCTTGGAGGCCACTTGTCAAAGCGTACAATCTGCAAACCGTACGAAGAGGGGCAGCTGAACACAGATATGCCCACATCATTTCTTGACCTCCTTAATTCAGAGCAAACAGTTAGCACCGCTCAGCCACAGTTTTCTTATAATCAGGCTGCTCTGTATCAAGAAAAGCCTCATCAGTCAGTTACAATTGCCACAAAAGATTACCCTACTACCAGTTATCGACAAGATAATTTGACAGCATGTGGGAATGGTAAGTCAAATGATGACATTCTCAAACAAATCATGACTGAATCAAAAATGGCTGATCTTTTTGTTCACACACCTACTCCTCAGCCATTGTTTCAAAACCCTTGTGTTAGCTTTGGAGCCAATGAGCAATTGCCAGAAAACTCAGTCATACTGCATACAGAAAATGTCCAGctaaagagagaggagaggcaggaggtCAACTCGTATAGTACAGCTCATTATCCTCAGCCAACCATTGATACATTTGGTGGAAGTGAATTCCCTGACCCACTTCTTTCTCCAATCCTCACAGAAAACCGTGCTGATTCTGGCAGTGTTCCCACAAACTACGTAACTGCTGGGCCAACCCACAGTGAAGTCTATTACTCTGGGACAACCATTCAGTCACTAGATACAGATTCAAACCCAATAATGCAAACAGAGTTACCTAATAGTCAGCTTAGTGGCAAGCAGTGTGAGACACAAAGGaagacaacagagaaaaatattaaaaagagacTACGGGAGCAGATTCTGGCCGGTGACTTTCAACGTAGAAACAGCTCATGTCTTTCAGACAATACTGATCCCAATGCCGATACAAAGAATCTCATGTCTTTTGGTCAAATGTGTAGCCCTTTCAATGACTCTGTACTTGATCAGATTCCTTCTAATGCAAAGAGTGACACAGGACATGTAATTCAAGAAAAGTCTGTAATCATCCCAGAACCCTCTGGCAAAATACGACTAAACATGCACAGCTTTACTTATTTCAGAGAGACCTCCACGCTGCCACAGGAGGTTTTGAGCCCCACGGGAATTGCTGAAAATGATACAGATCAGGAACCCAAGAAGTTATCTGCCAGCCAGCAACTATGGATGACAGAAATTCAAAGTGCATTTGAAAGGCTGAATTTGGTCAAAGAAATATCTGATCAGATGTCATCTTCCATGAAGCAAAATACCAATACTGTCAACAGCCAGACAGAACTTGCAATGGTCCCATGGTCCGATAGCTTGACATCGTCCCCCTATGTTAAACCGTTTACGTGTGAGAATGAAACCTGCGCATTTACTTCAATGTCAAGTGAATCGCTATGGAAACACCTTTCCAAAATTCACAACTACACACTTGAGATGGTGAATTTGGTGAAAAAAAGATATGGCCTATATGCTCCCTTCAAATGCCAAAGGTGCAGTAAAACATTCACTCGTAACTCAAACCTTCGCTCTCACTATCATTCAGCTCACAACCTATCAGCTAAAGAAATTGCAGATCTAGATATGAAGCGCAGGCAGGACAAAGCATGTGCATCTGCTGCTATTCAAAAGTGTCCTGTTAATACCAACCAGGCCCCTTTGGCTCAAACCAAAGTGGTTACTGATCCAGCATTGGTGAACAGG GCATGTTTGCCACATATTAACATGGACATAACTAAACAGAAATTTCAAAATGACAACCGTTCCACAGTCATTCATCCCTTACAAACCGCCCCTATGCACAACCAATATCCAAATCCACAAGTACTGGCCCAGACCTTCACAGGACCTCAGCCTTTAAACAAACTATCTATCAACAGGCAGCCAATAGTGAAGCCAAGCATAGATATTACCAAGAAGTCAAAAGAGAACAAGTCAAACTCAAATGATGCCATGAGTTCATACAGACCATATCGCTGCGTTCATCAACACTGTTTGGCAGCCTTCACTATCCAGCATAATCTCATCCTCCACTACAGAGCTGTTCATCAGTCTGCTTTGTCAGCATTGGAGGTGAACAAGGAGCAGGACCCAGGAGAGGGACTTCATGAAATAATGGAACATGATGAGGAGGATCTAGAGGCAGAGATCGTCCAAATTTGTGAATTCAGATGCCAAGTCAAAGACTGCTCTAGAGTTTTCCAAGAGGTTCCCAACCTTTTGCAGCACTACCTTCAGCTGCATGAATTCAGTCTTGATAAGGTTGGTAATCTATTTTCTAGCATCAAGCTTGGCAAGTTTACTTGTGGCCATCAAGGATGCACAGCATCCTTCACTGCTTTCTGGAAGTATGTTGGGCAtgtcaaagaaaagcacaaagatATAAAGTTAGCCAAACCTGAACAATTAAATGGCTCGTTCAAGTGTGAAATTGAAGGCTGCGACCGTTCATATGCAACGAAGTCAAACCTTCTCAGACATGTCATGAAAAAGCACCAGGACTTGTACCAGCCTAAACTAAAAAATCAACTGATTAAGAGGATGGAATGA